Proteins encoded in a region of the Xylocopa sonorina isolate GNS202 chromosome 11, iyXylSono1_principal, whole genome shotgun sequence genome:
- the LOC143428951 gene encoding solute carrier family 35 member F2 isoform X2, producing the protein MHPGMGVSAGHRRCGENTAMQPRNGVCDKIENYISELGQWSVWRAIIMGQFLSVVLCFMTLANHHINTAYQLALPTGQNLPHYVMMCLVYTTWMSCRGVGNGLISVIRARGWRYLLLALIDVEACTLITSSHQFTSLASIQLLDCVAIPVALALSCLVLGVRYRMVHIVGVSVCLMGVGCLVWAGIDGNKDPASTGKNQLVGDMLCLGGAVLFSITTVLQELAVKTVDIIEYLGMIGFFGTILCCMQTAVLESLKLESFQWNNAPVITFLIVYCITQFVFFSLVPVILFESGATALQLALLTADSFNVLSGILVHQYKFHALYFVSYALTMAGIYIYAIKRTPISTNPRRQHAEPSAPDYRHMSHPDVGEVEMATSSGVSGVSGTLDVRASTLGSEKETMDATSLPPSVSSDTAFTSFYGNYYD; encoded by the exons ATGCACCCTGGCATGGGAGTGTCAGCGGGCCATCGTCGCTGCGGCGAAAATACGGCGATGCAGCCCAGGAACGGGGTCTGCGACAAGATCGAGAATTACATATCGGAACTGGGACAATG GTCGGTATGGAGAGCGATAATAATGGGACAATTCCTGTCGGTGGTATTATGCTTCATGACGCTCGCGAATCATCACATCAACACCGCGTACCAGCTCGCACTCCCAACCG GACAAAATCTTCCGCATTACGTTATGATGTGCCTTGTATACACAACCTGGATGTCCTGCAGAGGGGTAGGGAACGGCCTAATTTCAGTCATAAGAGCCCGTGGATGGAGGTACTTACTGCTGGCTCTCATTGACGTCGAAGCGTGCACACTTATAACATCCTCGCATCAATTTACCAGCCTAGCTAGCATACAG CTGCTCGATTGTGTGGCGATACCAGTTGCGTTGGCGTTGTCGTGTTTGGTTCTCGGGGTGAGATATCGGATGGTTCACATTGTCGGCGTTTCCGTTTGCTTAATGGGGGTGGGTTGTTTGGTTTGGGCAGGAATCGATGGCAATAAGGATCCTGCGTCCACAG GAAAGAATCAACTGGTAGGCGATATGCTGTGTCTCGGAGGGGCGGTACTGTTTTCGATAACTACGGTGCTGCAAGAGCTAGCCGTTAAGACAGTTGATATTATCGAGTATCTGGGCATGATTGGTTTCTTCGGCACTATACTGTGCTGCATGCAAAC AGCTGTACTCGAGAGCCTGAAGTTAGAATCATTCCAATGGAACAATGCACCCGTAATCACGTTTTTAATAGTATATTGTATTACACAATTTGTGTTCTTCTCATTGGTGCCTGTCATATTGTTCGAATCCGGTGCAACGGCACTGCAATTGGCCTTATTGACCGCTGATTCCTTCAACGTTTTATCCGGCATTCTGGTCCATCAGTACAAG TTTCACGCATTGTATTTCGTCTCGTACGCGCTCACAATGGCGGGCATATACATCTATGCGATAAAGAGAACACCGATATCGACAAACCCGCGAAGACAGCACGCGGAACCCTCTGCCCCAGATTACAG ACACATGTCTCATCCCGACGTCGGGGAGGTGGAAATGGCAACGAGTTCAGGGGTGTCCGGTGTTAGCGGCACGCTTGACGTAAGGGCGTCCACCCTTGGCAGCGAGAAAGAAACGATGGACGCGACAAGTTTACCGCCGAGCGTCAGCTCTGACACGGCCTTCACCTCCTTTTACGGAAACTACTACGATTGA
- the LOC143428951 gene encoding solute carrier family 35 member F2 isoform X1: MHPGMGVSAGHRRCGENTAMQPRNGVCDKIENYISELGQWSVWRAIIMGQFLSVVLCFMTLANHHINTAYQLALPTGQNLPHYVMMCLVYTTWMSCRGVGNGLISVIRARGWRYLLLALIDVEACTLITSSHQFTSLASIQLLDCVAIPVALALSCLVLGVRYRMVHIVGVSVCLMGVGCLVWAGIDGNKDPASTGKNQLVGDMLCLGGAVLFSITTVLQELAVKTVDIIEYLGMIGFFGTILCCMQTAVLESLKLESFQWNNAPVITFLIVYCITQFVFFSLVPVILFESGATALQLALLTADSFNVLSGILVHQYKFHALYFVSYALTMAGIYIYAIKRTPISTNPRRQHAEPSAPDYSDMILRHMSHPDVGEVEMATSSGVSGVSGTLDVRASTLGSEKETMDATSLPPSVSSDTAFTSFYGNYYD; this comes from the exons ATGCACCCTGGCATGGGAGTGTCAGCGGGCCATCGTCGCTGCGGCGAAAATACGGCGATGCAGCCCAGGAACGGGGTCTGCGACAAGATCGAGAATTACATATCGGAACTGGGACAATG GTCGGTATGGAGAGCGATAATAATGGGACAATTCCTGTCGGTGGTATTATGCTTCATGACGCTCGCGAATCATCACATCAACACCGCGTACCAGCTCGCACTCCCAACCG GACAAAATCTTCCGCATTACGTTATGATGTGCCTTGTATACACAACCTGGATGTCCTGCAGAGGGGTAGGGAACGGCCTAATTTCAGTCATAAGAGCCCGTGGATGGAGGTACTTACTGCTGGCTCTCATTGACGTCGAAGCGTGCACACTTATAACATCCTCGCATCAATTTACCAGCCTAGCTAGCATACAG CTGCTCGATTGTGTGGCGATACCAGTTGCGTTGGCGTTGTCGTGTTTGGTTCTCGGGGTGAGATATCGGATGGTTCACATTGTCGGCGTTTCCGTTTGCTTAATGGGGGTGGGTTGTTTGGTTTGGGCAGGAATCGATGGCAATAAGGATCCTGCGTCCACAG GAAAGAATCAACTGGTAGGCGATATGCTGTGTCTCGGAGGGGCGGTACTGTTTTCGATAACTACGGTGCTGCAAGAGCTAGCCGTTAAGACAGTTGATATTATCGAGTATCTGGGCATGATTGGTTTCTTCGGCACTATACTGTGCTGCATGCAAAC AGCTGTACTCGAGAGCCTGAAGTTAGAATCATTCCAATGGAACAATGCACCCGTAATCACGTTTTTAATAGTATATTGTATTACACAATTTGTGTTCTTCTCATTGGTGCCTGTCATATTGTTCGAATCCGGTGCAACGGCACTGCAATTGGCCTTATTGACCGCTGATTCCTTCAACGTTTTATCCGGCATTCTGGTCCATCAGTACAAG TTTCACGCATTGTATTTCGTCTCGTACGCGCTCACAATGGCGGGCATATACATCTATGCGATAAAGAGAACACCGATATCGACAAACCCGCGAAGACAGCACGCGGAACCCTCTGCCCCAGATTACAG TGACATGATTTTAAGACACATGTCTCATCCCGACGTCGGGGAGGTGGAAATGGCAACGAGTTCAGGGGTGTCCGGTGTTAGCGGCACGCTTGACGTAAGGGCGTCCACCCTTGGCAGCGAGAAAGAAACGATGGACGCGACAAGTTTACCGCCGAGCGTCAGCTCTGACACGGCCTTCACCTCCTTTTACGGAAACTACTACGATTGA